A stretch of Sphingomonas sp. JUb134 DNA encodes these proteins:
- a CDS encoding DUF1328 family protein, whose product MLRWAIIFLIAGLVLGVLGFGGIGGAFVDIAKILFFIAVAIFVVLLVLGLLAGRGIKNAID is encoded by the coding sequence ATGCTGCGTTGGGCCATCATCTTTCTGATCGCGGGACTGGTGCTCGGGGTGCTGGGCTTTGGTGGAATCGGCGGGGCGTTCGTCGACATCGCCAAGATCCTGTTCTTCATCGCCGTGGCGATCTTCGTCGTGCTGCTCGTGCTGGGCCTGCTCGCAGGTCGCGGCATCAAGAATGCGATAGACTAG
- a CDS encoding RidA family protein — translation MATDIPAKLAELGLTLPEAAAPVAAYVPAVEAGGLLHISGQLPFLDGALMTGRLGEDRDLDYGVEAARRCALMLLAQAEKALGSLDRVSRVVKLGVFVNSAGSFTDQPKVANGASELMVAVFGEAGKHARSAVGVPVLPLGAVVEVDAILELR, via the coding sequence ATGGCAACCGACATCCCCGCGAAGCTGGCCGAACTCGGCCTCACCCTCCCTGAAGCGGCCGCGCCCGTCGCCGCCTATGTGCCGGCGGTCGAGGCCGGCGGGCTGCTCCACATCTCCGGGCAGCTGCCGTTCCTGGACGGCGCGCTGATGACCGGCCGGCTCGGTGAGGACCGGGATTTGGACTATGGCGTCGAAGCGGCGCGGCGCTGCGCCCTGATGCTGCTGGCCCAGGCTGAAAAGGCGCTGGGCAGCCTCGATCGCGTTTCGCGGGTGGTGAAGCTCGGCGTGTTCGTGAACAGCGCGGGCAGCTTCACGGACCAGCCGAAGGTCGCCAACGGCGCCTCCGAGTTGATGGTCGCGGTATTCGGCGAGGCCGGCAAGCACGCGCGCAGTGCGGTCGGTGTCCCGGTGCTTCCGCTCGGTGCAGTCGTGGAAGTGGACGCGATCCTGGAACTACGCTGA
- a CDS encoding DUF3035 domain-containing protein: MRKLHAAASVALALVLAGCGSSGLNRARPDEFAVARQAPLVIPPDYALVPPQPGAPRPQEVGASTQALQAMFGGQAQRSASERAALTQAGGNDAADAGIRSGLADPDTAVVDKGSTTQDIIAAPEGDGQAARTTP; this comes from the coding sequence ATGCGTAAACTTCATGCCGCCGCGAGCGTCGCGCTCGCCCTTGTTCTCGCGGGCTGCGGCTCGTCGGGGCTCAACCGCGCGCGTCCGGACGAGTTCGCGGTGGCGCGCCAGGCGCCGCTGGTGATCCCGCCCGACTATGCGCTGGTGCCGCCGCAGCCCGGCGCGCCGCGTCCGCAGGAAGTCGGTGCTTCGACTCAGGCGCTGCAGGCGATGTTCGGCGGCCAGGCGCAGCGTAGCGCGAGCGAGCGCGCGGCCCTAACCCAGGCGGGCGGCAACGACGCGGCCGATGCCGGCATCCGCTCCGGCCTGGCCGATCCGGACACCGCCGTGGTGGACAAGGGCTCGACGACCCAGGACATCATCGCGGCACCGGAAGGTGACGGTCAGGCAGCGCGCACCACGCCCTGA
- the ileS gene encoding isoleucine--tRNA ligase, whose protein sequence is MTDEPNAKRDWRDTVFLPKTDFPMKAGLAAKEPAILDRWARIGLYDRLRRERAGRERFILHDGPPYANGDIHMGHAMNKVLKDIIVRSQTLMGKDAPYVPGWDCHGLPIEWKIEEQYRAKKRSKDEVPPAEFRAECRAYAAHWVDVQKGQFQRLGVLGDWEDPYLTMKFEAEATIAGELLKFAESGQLYRGAKPVMWSPVEKTALAEAEVEYEDITSTQIDVAFEIVEAPNAPELVGAHAVIWTTTPWTIPVNQALAYGPEIEYGAYWMAGEERTILVLIATALKDDFERRTGLRNEDRDDKPHWTFKGSQLADAIVRHPMHALGGFFAKPRPMLPGDFVTTDAGTGLVHMAPDHGEDDFALCKAYGIDPVFAVTGDGKYRDDWAWLGGQGSVINPKFTASGNGAKLEEGPICRGLREAGALLAASDDFRHSYPHSWRSKAKVIFRATPQWFIPMDAAAGDAVEQGAETASGNGATLRELALDAIEQTRFVPEKGRNRIASMVSGRPDWVISRQRAWGVPIALYVHRQTGAYLRDPAVNARILDAFRAGGADAWFQADHQALLGADYRLEDYEVVTDILDVWFDSGSTHAFVVEARYGAGTRANLYLEGSDQHRGWFQSSLLESCGTRGRAPYEAVLTHGFALDGNGRKMSKSLGNVVDPLKVIGESGADILRLWIAQTDYFEDVRIGKEVLAGTGDTYRKLRNTFRYLLGALDGFTDEERVAVADMPELERYVLHLLGKLDVELRAAAEAYEFNRYARALTDFANEDLSAFFFDIRKDSLYCDAADDPKRRAYRTVLDLLFHALVRYAAPILAFTAEEVWQARFPSEDGSVHLLEWPELPPLPADDAVSTNWDDVRRLRERVTEAIEPLRREKIVRSSLEAEVTVPELPLPEDALAEAFIVASVAKGEGDNDGVGVVRTHRHKCGRCWRHLPEVAVDDALCHRCTEVVS, encoded by the coding sequence ATGACCGACGAACCGAACGCGAAGCGCGACTGGCGCGACACCGTCTTCCTGCCGAAGACCGACTTCCCGATGAAGGCGGGGCTTGCCGCCAAGGAGCCGGCGATCCTCGATCGCTGGGCGCGCATCGGGCTGTACGATCGCCTGCGCCGCGAGCGTGCCGGCCGCGAGCGGTTCATCCTCCACGACGGCCCGCCCTACGCCAACGGCGACATCCACATGGGCCATGCGATGAACAAGGTCCTGAAGGACATCATCGTCCGATCGCAGACGCTGATGGGCAAGGACGCGCCCTATGTGCCGGGCTGGGACTGCCACGGTCTTCCGATCGAGTGGAAGATAGAGGAGCAGTATCGTGCCAAGAAGCGGTCGAAGGACGAGGTCCCGCCGGCCGAGTTCCGGGCGGAATGCCGCGCCTATGCCGCGCATTGGGTCGACGTGCAGAAGGGCCAGTTCCAGCGGCTGGGCGTGCTCGGCGACTGGGAAGACCCGTACCTCACCATGAAGTTCGAGGCCGAGGCGACGATCGCGGGCGAGCTGCTGAAGTTCGCCGAATCGGGCCAGCTCTATCGCGGCGCCAAGCCGGTGATGTGGAGCCCGGTGGAAAAGACCGCGCTCGCCGAGGCCGAGGTCGAGTATGAGGACATCACCTCGACCCAGATCGATGTTGCGTTCGAGATCGTCGAGGCGCCGAACGCGCCCGAGCTGGTCGGCGCGCATGCGGTGATCTGGACGACGACGCCGTGGACGATCCCGGTGAACCAGGCTTTGGCGTACGGGCCGGAGATTGAGTACGGCGCATACTGGATGGCTGGCGAGGAGCGCACCATTCTAGTGCTCATCGCGACGGCGCTGAAAGACGACTTCGAACGTCGTACAGGCCTGCGCAATGAAGACCGCGACGATAAGCCGCACTGGACCTTCAAAGGCTCCCAGCTCGCCGACGCCATCGTCCGCCACCCGATGCACGCGCTTGGCGGCTTCTTCGCAAAGCCCCGCCCGATGCTGCCGGGCGATTTCGTCACCACCGACGCAGGTACCGGCCTCGTCCACATGGCGCCGGACCATGGCGAGGACGACTTCGCGCTGTGCAAGGCCTATGGCATCGACCCCGTGTTCGCGGTCACCGGCGACGGCAAGTATCGCGACGACTGGGCCTGGCTCGGCGGCCAGGGCAGCGTCATCAACCCCAAGTTCACCGCCTCGGGCAACGGCGCCAAGCTGGAGGAAGGCCCGATCTGCCGCGGCCTGCGCGAAGCGGGCGCGCTGCTCGCCGCGTCGGACGACTTCCGCCACAGCTATCCGCATAGCTGGCGCTCCAAGGCCAAGGTGATCTTCCGCGCGACGCCGCAGTGGTTCATCCCAATGGACGCGGCGGCAGGCGACGCGGTGGAACAGGGCGCGGAAACCGCGTCCGGCAACGGCGCAACCCTGCGTGAACTCGCCCTCGACGCGATCGAACAGACCCGCTTCGTGCCGGAAAAGGGCCGCAACCGCATCGCCTCCATGGTGTCGGGCCGCCCGGACTGGGTCATCAGCCGTCAGCGCGCCTGGGGCGTGCCGATCGCGCTCTACGTCCACCGCCAGACCGGCGCCTATCTGCGCGATCCGGCGGTGAACGCGCGCATCCTTGATGCCTTCCGTGCAGGGGGCGCCGATGCCTGGTTCCAGGCCGACCACCAGGCGCTGCTCGGCGCGGACTATCGCCTCGAGGACTATGAAGTCGTCACCGACATCCTCGACGTGTGGTTCGACTCGGGCTCGACCCACGCCTTCGTGGTCGAGGCGCGCTATGGCGCCGGCACCCGCGCGAACCTCTATCTCGAAGGGTCGGACCAGCATCGCGGCTGGTTCCAGTCGTCGCTGCTGGAAAGCTGCGGCACCCGCGGCCGCGCGCCCTATGAGGCGGTGCTGACCCACGGCTTCGCGCTCGACGGCAACGGCCGCAAGATGTCGAAGAGCCTGGGCAACGTCGTCGATCCGCTGAAGGTGATCGGCGAGTCGGGTGCGGACATCCTGCGCCTGTGGATCGCGCAGACCGACTATTTCGAGGACGTCCGCATCGGCAAGGAGGTGCTGGCGGGCACCGGCGACACCTATCGCAAGCTACGCAACACCTTCCGCTACCTGCTGGGCGCGCTCGATGGCTTCACCGACGAAGAGCGAGTCGCGGTGGCCGACATGCCCGAGCTGGAGCGCTACGTGCTCCACCTGCTCGGCAAGCTCGACGTCGAGCTGCGTGCCGCGGCCGAAGCGTACGAGTTCAACCGCTACGCGCGTGCGCTGACCGACTTCGCCAACGAGGATCTGTCGGCGTTCTTCTTCGATATCCGCAAGGATTCGCTCTACTGCGACGCCGCGGACGATCCCAAGCGTCGCGCCTATCGCACCGTGCTCGACCTGCTGTTCCACGCGCTGGTCCGCTACGCGGCGCCGATCCTGGCCTTCACCGCCGAGGAAGTGTGGCAGGCGCGCTTCCCCAGCGAGGACGGCTCGGTCCACCTGCTCGAATGGCCCGAACTGCCGCCGCTGCCTGCCGACGACGCGGTCTCGACCAACTGGGACGACGTCCGGCGCCTGCGCGAGCGGGTGACCGAGGCGATCGAGCCGCTTCGGCGCGAGAAAATCGTGCGCTCCAGCCTGGAGGCCGAAGTCACCGTTCCCGAACTGCCGCTTCCCGAGGACGCGCTCGCCGAGGCGTTCATCGTCGCTTCAGTGGCGAAGGGGGAGGGTGACAATGACGGCGTGGGCGTGGTCCGCACCCATCGCCACAAATGCGGTCGCTGCTGGCGCCACCTGCCGGAAGTTGCAGTGGACGATGCGCTGTGCCACCGCTGTACCGAGGTAGTATCCTGA
- a CDS encoding TMEM165/GDT1 family protein has protein sequence METLVPAFVAVLLAQLFDPPARLAAVLADRFGRAGVTAGLILAHVAGFLAAAAGGALIAPGMSPNARVLLLALALIFAGAGGLARTKLADRLTNWRIGSFATAFLGIFILAFGDRSQFLALALAAWSGSPVLAAIGSTVAGVAVGAIAATVGERAWCRWPGRRAAGLGVSALLVVAGAVLAVRALRLG, from the coding sequence ATGGAGACACTGGTTCCTGCCTTTGTCGCGGTGCTGCTCGCGCAGCTCTTCGATCCGCCCGCACGCCTTGCGGCCGTCCTCGCGGACCGCTTTGGGAGGGCGGGCGTAACGGCCGGACTGATCCTCGCCCATGTGGCCGGTTTCCTCGCGGCAGCGGCCGGAGGCGCGCTGATCGCGCCGGGAATGAGCCCCAACGCCCGGGTGCTGCTCCTCGCCCTCGCCCTGATATTCGCGGGTGCGGGCGGTCTGGCCCGGACGAAGCTCGCCGATCGACTGACGAACTGGCGCATCGGAAGTTTCGCAACCGCATTCCTGGGGATCTTCATCCTCGCGTTCGGGGACCGCAGCCAGTTTCTGGCCCTTGCCCTTGCCGCCTGGAGCGGGAGTCCCGTGCTGGCGGCGATCGGGAGCACGGTCGCGGGGGTTGCGGTCGGCGCGATCGCGGCGACGGTCGGAGAGCGCGCCTGGTGCCGCTGGCCGGGGCGGCGGGCGGCCGGCCTTGGGGTATCGGCGCTGCTGGTGGTGGCCGGCGCGGTGCTCGCCGTGCGGGCTTTGCGCCTCGGCTAG
- a CDS encoding Dps family protein: protein MADTNPALDTPTDLNSNKVRSVADALNGTLADCFALYLKTKNFHWHVSGPHFRDYHLMLDDQATQILAITDVIAERVRKTGGTTLRSIGDIARRQQLTDDDRDFVAPGEMLTILRDDNLKLVESMRAAREAAETAGDTATSSLADEWIDQAEERAWFLFEAGRRS from the coding sequence ATGGCCGACACCAACCCGGCGCTCGACACGCCGACCGACCTGAACAGCAACAAGGTCCGCTCCGTTGCGGACGCGCTGAACGGTACGCTTGCGGACTGTTTCGCGCTGTATCTGAAGACGAAGAACTTCCACTGGCACGTCTCGGGCCCGCACTTCCGCGACTATCACCTGATGCTCGACGATCAGGCCACCCAGATCCTCGCCATCACCGACGTCATCGCCGAGCGGGTGCGCAAGACGGGCGGCACCACCCTGCGCTCGATCGGTGACATCGCGCGTCGCCAGCAACTCACCGACGACGACCGCGACTTCGTGGCGCCGGGCGAGATGCTGACGATCCTGCGCGACGACAATCTGAAGCTGGTCGAATCGATGCGTGCCGCGCGCGAAGCGGCCGAGACCGCGGGCGACACCGCCACCAGCAGCCTGGCCGACGAGTGGATCGATCAGGCCGAAGAGCGCGCCTGGTTCCTGTTCGAGGCTGGCCGCAGGAGCTGA
- a CDS encoding DUF6265 family protein encodes MALTSMVAGLLLALAGEAQTRTATPGAPPPQAQITDLSWLTGQWHGEGYGGPATEVYSAPQAGGIAGHFLQEDGKGGVLFYELLQIVPRGRSLIYRLRHFNADLTGWEDAKGGKAVEFPLIAVEGSRFFFDGLTLVREGPDALTVWVRIAEDGAPARDVPFRYRRVR; translated from the coding sequence GTGGCGCTGACGAGCATGGTTGCGGGGCTGCTGCTGGCCCTCGCCGGCGAGGCGCAGACGCGGACCGCGACTCCTGGCGCTCCGCCGCCGCAGGCGCAGATCACAGACCTGTCCTGGCTGACCGGGCAATGGCACGGCGAGGGCTATGGAGGACCGGCGACTGAGGTCTACTCGGCGCCGCAGGCAGGCGGCATCGCCGGTCACTTCCTGCAGGAAGACGGAAAGGGCGGGGTGCTCTTCTATGAGCTGCTGCAGATCGTGCCGCGTGGCCGATCGCTGATCTATCGACTCCGCCACTTCAATGCCGATCTGACCGGGTGGGAAGATGCCAAGGGCGGCAAGGCGGTGGAGTTCCCGCTGATCGCGGTGGAGGGCAGTCGCTTCTTCTTCGACGGGCTGACGCTGGTACGCGAAGGGCCGGACGCACTTACCGTGTGGGTGCGGATCGCCGAGGACGGCGCACCGGCGCGCGATGTACCGTTCCGCTATCGGCGGGTCCGCTGA
- a CDS encoding DUF3572 domain-containing protein: MAPHETNAEAAATLSLGALSWVLADPERARRFLDVTGITPDVLRARADTPAFLAAVIGYLENHEPDLIACAESLQVGPEELTRARRVLERP, translated from the coding sequence ATGGCGCCCCATGAGACAAACGCCGAAGCGGCGGCGACGCTGTCGCTCGGCGCGCTGAGCTGGGTGCTGGCCGATCCGGAGCGGGCGCGTCGCTTCCTGGACGTGACGGGGATCACGCCGGACGTCCTGCGGGCGCGGGCCGACACCCCTGCCTTTCTGGCGGCGGTGATCGGCTATCTCGAGAATCACGAACCCGACCTGATCGCCTGTGCCGAGAGCTTGCAGGTGGGGCCCGAGGAACTGACCCGCGCGAGGCGCGTGCTGGAGCGACCATGA
- the rpmG gene encoding 50S ribosomal protein L33: protein MAKPTTVKIKLVSTADTGFFYVTKKNPRTQTEKFSFRKYDPIVRKHVEFKEAKIK from the coding sequence ATGGCAAAGCCGACCACCGTCAAGATCAAGCTCGTCAGCACGGCCGACACCGGCTTCTTCTATGTCACCAAGAAGAACCCGCGCACGCAGACCGAGAAGTTCAGCTTCCGCAAGTACGACCCGATCGTGCGCAAGCACGTCGAGTTCAAGGAAGCCAAGATCAAGTAA
- the lspA gene encoding signal peptidase II, with the protein MQRTRLHGFLLAGLIFIVDQAVKFVVTGPLGVSRPGDERILLPIFDLRFVPNVGVSLGLLPADSSVMRWLLVLLTAAIASGVAWWMLREKSRPDLFALGLVLGGALGNILDRVRFGYVVDFLDLHFGTWRPFLIFNVADAAITIGVLILLVRAVLVRDKPAETPAGEKVNA; encoded by the coding sequence ATGCAACGCACCCGCCTTCACGGCTTCCTGCTCGCAGGGCTGATCTTCATCGTCGACCAGGCGGTGAAGTTCGTCGTCACCGGTCCCTTGGGCGTGTCCCGGCCGGGCGACGAACGCATCCTGCTGCCGATCTTCGACCTGCGCTTCGTGCCCAACGTCGGCGTCTCCCTGGGCCTGTTGCCCGCCGACAGCAGCGTGATGCGCTGGCTGCTGGTGCTGCTCACCGCCGCGATCGCGAGCGGCGTCGCCTGGTGGATGCTGCGCGAAAAGAGCCGGCCGGACCTGTTCGCGCTCGGCCTGGTGCTGGGTGGAGCGCTCGGCAACATTCTGGACCGGGTGCGCTTCGGCTATGTGGTCGACTTCCTCGACCTGCACTTCGGGACGTGGCGCCCGTTCCTGATCTTCAACGTCGCCGATGCCGCCATCACCATCGGCGTGCTGATCCTGCTTGTCCGCGCGGTGCTGGTGCGCGACAAGCCCGCCGAAACGCCCGCTGGGGAGAAGGTAAATGCGTAA
- a CDS encoding TorF family putative porin, which produces MRFSNILVSIFAAVGSIAPAWAQETDPPQPITVSGSASVASDYRFRGVSQSDKEVALQGGITIAHESGFYIATWGSNLAGWGTFGGANIELDLVAGYKGEVGNAAYDVGVTWYTYPGGADETDVVELYGKVSGTAGPANLTAGVFYAPKQTSLGNFMAHPDGDRDDNLYLSGDGTVGIPNTPLTAKAHIGYSNGNPGLGPNGTSLSPTGEYFDWLLGVDATWNQLTLGVAYVDTDITRRESAYLGSGFSKTKDGSPIAASTVVVSLTAAF; this is translated from the coding sequence ATGCGCTTCTCCAACATACTTGTTTCGATCTTCGCCGCTGTCGGCAGCATCGCGCCTGCCTGGGCGCAGGAAACCGACCCTCCCCAGCCGATCACGGTCAGCGGCAGCGCCAGCGTCGCGTCCGACTATCGCTTCCGCGGTGTCTCGCAGAGCGACAAGGAAGTCGCGCTCCAGGGTGGCATCACCATCGCGCATGAGAGCGGGTTCTACATCGCCACCTGGGGCTCCAACCTTGCGGGCTGGGGCACCTTTGGCGGGGCCAATATCGAGCTGGACCTGGTCGCCGGCTATAAGGGAGAGGTCGGCAACGCGGCCTATGACGTGGGCGTCACCTGGTACACCTACCCCGGTGGGGCGGACGAGACCGACGTAGTCGAGCTCTATGGCAAGGTCTCCGGCACCGCCGGCCCGGCGAACCTGACGGCGGGCGTCTTCTACGCACCCAAGCAGACCTCGCTCGGCAACTTCATGGCGCATCCCGATGGCGATCGCGACGACAACCTCTACCTGTCTGGCGACGGGACCGTCGGCATTCCCAACACGCCGCTGACGGCCAAGGCGCACATCGGCTATTCGAACGGCAACCCGGGCCTGGGCCCGAACGGCACCAGCCTGTCGCCGACGGGTGAGTATTTCGACTGGCTGCTGGGGGTGGACGCCACCTGGAACCAGCTGACGCTGGGCGTGGCCTATGTCGACACCGACATCACCCGTCGCGAGTCGGCGTATCTGGGCTCCGGCTTTTCCAAGACCAAGGACGGCAGCCCGATCGCGGCGAGCACCGTGGTGGTTTCGCTGACCGCTGCTTTCTGA
- a CDS encoding response regulator, with amino-acid sequence MTKRVLVVEDNELNLKLFCDLLRAHGFVTEPVRDGREAVARARVFAPDLIITDIQLPHMTGLELIGRLKLDAKLRNIPIMAVTAYVGREDEERIRAAGANAYVTKPISVVRFVGEVRALLPRQADESADAALAG; translated from the coding sequence GTGACAAAAAGGGTACTCGTTGTCGAGGACAACGAACTCAATCTGAAGCTGTTTTGCGACCTGCTGCGGGCGCACGGGTTCGTGACCGAGCCGGTGCGCGACGGACGTGAAGCGGTGGCGCGCGCGCGCGTCTTCGCGCCGGACCTGATCATCACCGACATCCAGCTGCCGCACATGACGGGCCTGGAGCTGATCGGGCGCCTGAAGCTGGACGCGAAGCTGCGCAACATCCCGATCATGGCGGTGACCGCCTATGTGGGGCGCGAGGACGAAGAGCGTATCCGCGCGGCGGGCGCGAACGCGTATGTCACCAAGCCGATTTCGGTGGTGCGCTTCGTCGGGGAGGTGCGGGCACTGCTGCCGCGTCAGGCCGACGAATCGGCGGACGCGGCGCTGGCCGGCTGA
- a CDS encoding IS630 family transposase, translated as MANAGGRPTMPLVLEAEERDYLERQVRRRRVSRSMSERCRIILRCADGIQSKVVAAELGVHEHTVGKWRRRFLKDRVEGLMDEARPGRPRTIDDDQVAAVIERTLRSTPTDATHWSIRSMAGATGFSHTTIRRIWSAFGLQPHRSETFKLSSDPLFVEKVRDIVGLYLSPPNRALVLSVDEKSQIQALDREQPVLPMMPGVPERRTHSYVRHGTTSLFAALDIASGFVIGKCYKRHRAAEFLDFLKQIDAQVPPDLDVHIIMDNYATHKTALVRAWLARRPHYHVHFTPTSASWINQVERWFAELTRKQLRRGVHTSTNQLEQDIRAFIERHNENPKPYRWTKSADEILASVKRFCQAADRTLCGEL; from the coding sequence ATGGCGAACGCGGGCGGCCGACCGACGATGCCTCTGGTGTTGGAGGCGGAGGAGCGGGACTATCTGGAGCGGCAGGTTCGCCGGCGGCGGGTGTCTCGCTCGATGTCGGAGCGGTGCCGTATTATCCTTCGCTGTGCGGACGGTATTCAGAGCAAGGTTGTCGCTGCTGAGTTGGGCGTGCACGAGCACACAGTCGGTAAGTGGCGACGGCGCTTCCTGAAGGACCGAGTTGAGGGACTGATGGACGAGGCTCGGCCCGGACGACCGAGAACGATCGACGATGATCAGGTTGCTGCCGTGATCGAGCGCACACTCCGCTCCACGCCAACTGACGCGACCCACTGGTCGATACGCTCGATGGCGGGTGCGACCGGCTTCTCCCACACGACGATCCGGCGCATCTGGTCGGCCTTTGGGCTGCAACCGCATCGGTCGGAGACGTTCAAGCTGTCGAGCGATCCCCTGTTCGTGGAAAAGGTCCGCGACATTGTCGGGCTCTATCTCTCCCCGCCTAACCGCGCGTTGGTGCTCAGCGTCGACGAGAAGAGCCAGATCCAGGCGCTCGATCGAGAGCAGCCGGTCCTGCCGATGATGCCAGGAGTACCCGAGCGGCGCACTCACAGTTACGTCCGTCACGGCACGACCTCGCTGTTCGCAGCGCTCGACATCGCTTCGGGGTTCGTGATCGGCAAATGCTACAAGCGTCATCGCGCCGCCGAGTTTCTGGACTTCCTTAAGCAGATCGACGCCCAGGTGCCGCCCGATCTCGATGTCCACATCATCATGGACAATTACGCGACCCACAAAACCGCGCTCGTCCGGGCCTGGCTCGCCCGCAGGCCGCACTATCATGTGCATTTCACGCCGACTTCGGCTTCGTGGATCAACCAGGTCGAGCGCTGGTTTGCCGAACTTACCCGCAAGCAACTGCGCCGCGGCGTCCATACCTCCACCAATCAGCTCGAGCAGGACATCCGTGCCTTCATCGAGCGCCACAACGAGAACCCGAAGCCCTACCGATGGACCAAGTCCGCCGACGAGATACTCGCCTCCGTAAAGCGCTTCTGCCAAGCCGCAGACCGTACGTTATGCGGCGAACTTTAG
- a CDS encoding HAD family hydrolase has product MKRLLICDCDEVLLHMVRHFRDWLDTDHDIDLQLAEGSFEKAMRHRADGELVTRERMWSLIDGFFPAEMDRQTLVPHAAEALEALGQRAEIVILTNLRDHCRESRITQLSTHGIVHRVECNQGPKGEPVARLVAEHGSPVTVFVDDLPTHHDSVAQHAPGVHRLHMVSEPSLAPHVPPAPAAHARIDDWRDAAAWITARFDAGSPAEA; this is encoded by the coding sequence ATGAAGCGATTGCTGATCTGCGACTGCGACGAAGTGCTGCTCCACATGGTGCGTCACTTCCGGGACTGGCTCGACACCGACCACGACATTGACCTGCAGCTGGCGGAGGGCAGCTTCGAAAAGGCGATGCGCCACCGCGCGGACGGCGAACTCGTCACGCGGGAGCGGATGTGGTCGCTGATCGACGGCTTCTTCCCCGCCGAGATGGACCGCCAGACCCTGGTGCCGCACGCTGCGGAGGCGCTGGAGGCGCTCGGGCAGCGCGCGGAGATCGTCATCCTCACCAACCTGCGCGATCATTGCCGCGAGTCGCGGATCACCCAGCTCTCCACCCATGGCATCGTCCACCGTGTCGAATGCAACCAGGGGCCGAAGGGCGAGCCGGTGGCGCGACTGGTGGCGGAGCACGGCAGCCCGGTCACGGTCTTCGTCGACGACCTGCCGACACACCATGATTCGGTCGCGCAGCATGCCCCGGGCGTCCACCGGCTGCACATGGTGTCGGAGCCCAGCCTTGCCCCGCACGTGCCCCCTGCCCCGGCTGCGCACGCCCGGATCGACGACTGGCGGGACGCCGCGGCGTGGATCACGGCACGCTTCGACGCGGGATCGCCGGCGGAGGCTTGA